The window AGGCAACAGACTCTTAACGCAGGTCACATGGGCTGTTAGGCAATGTCACCCGATTGGTCCACTGCCCGAAACGCGGCGACGCCCGCACCGTGGAGGTGCGGGCGTCGCCGGACACGTCGAACTACTTCTTCAGTTTGCGACGCTGCACGCGCGTCTTGCGGAGCAGCTTGCGGTGCTTCTTCTTCGACATGCGCTTGCGGCGCTTCTTGATGACCGAGCCCATGTGTGTCCTCAACTCTCAGGTGGGTCGTTCCAGGTGTTCCGGCGCTCCGGTGTGGCCACGTCACGGAACGCACGCCAAAACACCAGGCACAACGGTTATCCAGCGTACCCGTCGGCCTTCGTGGCTCGACCGGGGGCCTCAGCCCGCGTCGAAATAGGCGTTTTGCAGGTAGTCATGCACCGCTTTCTCCGGCACACGGAAGGACTTGCCCACCCGCACCGCGGGGAGGTCGCCGTTGTGCACCAGTCGGTAAACGGTCATCTTGGACACTCGCATCAGGGTCGCCACCTCGGCCACCGTCAGGAATTGCACCTGCGGAAGTCCGGGTGCGCCCGGGTCGCGCTTGTTCGCCGGCATCATCACCGCGTCCTTCAACACGCGTCGCGCCGTCGGCTTCCCCACCGACGGATTCGACACGCACGTGCTTCTGTCGAGAGTAGCGGGACACGTGTGACTAAAGCGACGCCACGTTTGGCTCAAATCTGCAAAGTGCAGACCGGGTCAGTGCGCTTCGTGTTCGGCGCCCAGCTCCCTGGAACGGTCCCTGGCAGCCTCGATGGCGGCCAGCAGGGCGGCACGGACCCCGTGGTTCTCCAGCTCGCGGATGGCCATGATGGTCGTCCCGGCGGGCGAGGTCACAGCCTCGCGCAGGATCACCGGGTGCTCCCCGGTCTCGACGAGCATCGCGGCCGCGCCCACGGCGGACTGGATGATGAGCTTCTCGGCGACCGCGCGCGGGATGCCGAGCAGGATGCCCGCGTCGATCATCGCCTCGACCAGGAAGAAGAAGTACGCCGGACCGGACCCGGACAGTGCCGTCACGGCGTCCTGCTGCGACTCCGGCACGCGCACGACCTTGCCGACGGCGCTGAGCATGTCCTCGACGGTCGCGAGGTGCTCCGGGCGGGCGTGCTTGCCCGGAGAGATGGCGCTCATGGCCTCGCCGACCAGCATCGGGGTGTTCGGCATGACCCGGACGACGGGCACCCCAGCGGGCAGCCTGCGCTCGAACAGCGACGTCGGCAGACCGGCGCACAGGGACACCACGAGGGTCTCGGGGTCGACCACCGGCGCGAGCTCGTCGAGCAGCGGCTCGATGTCCTGCGGCTTGACCGCCACGACGAGCACGTCGGCGTCCTTGGCCGCCGTCGGCACGTCCGTGCAGCGAATGCCGTAGGTCTTGGTCAGCTCCGCCGAGCGCTCCGGGTAGCGCTCGGTGAACAACAGGTCGTCGGCACTGCGGCCGCCGTGCAGCAACCCGGACAGCAGCGCCTCGCCGATCTTGCCCGCACCGAGCACCGCGATCGTGGGCCGCGCGTTCGCCTCAGTCATGGGACAAGGCTAACGACCCACGCTCGTCGATTAAGCGGTGGCGGTGAGGGCGAGCTGGCGGGCCTGGCAGACGAGGCGGCCGGTGGAGTCCACGACGGTGGCGTCGGAGTCGAACCACATGCCGTGCACGGCCTTGGACTCGACCTGGATGCGCAGCCAACCGGGCGCGGGACGCGAGCGCAGGTGGGCGGTCAGCTGGACGGTCGGCGACCAGCCGAGCCTGCCCAGGTTGAACGTCACCGGCATCGAGATGTCCCCCGCGACCAGGGCGAACAGCGGGTCGGCGTGCTCGCCGCGCGGTCGCGCCCACAGCCGCAGGCGCAGCGGGTCACCCACGTGGCCGTGCAGGAAGCCCGCGCCGTTCGGGTCGAGCCGCACGTCGCAGGTCTCGGTCAGCCGGAACACCGACGCCGACGGGACCGTCGACAGGTCGATCGCGTTGCCCGGCGGCTCAGCGGGCTGGTTGGGCAGGTCGGCCCAGGCGGCCCGCTCGCGCGGGAGCCTGCCGGTGGTGACCATGCCCTCGACGCACGCGCGGCCACTCTGCTCAAGATGGACCGAGACGACCGTGGTTCGGCGGCCGGTCTTGCGGACGTCGGTGCGCAGCAGCACCGGGCCCACCCCCGGCGGCCGCAGGAACTGCGCGCTGACCGACAGCGGGTCCACCAGCGG is drawn from Actinokineospora alba and contains these coding sequences:
- a CDS encoding 30S ribosomal protein bS22 — encoded protein: MGSVIKKRRKRMSKKKHRKLLRKTRVQRRKLKK
- a CDS encoding helix-turn-helix domain-containing protein yields the protein MPANKRDPGAPGLPQVQFLTVAEVATLMRVSKMTVYRLVHNGDLPAVRVGKSFRVPEKAVHDYLQNAYFDAG
- the proC gene encoding pyrroline-5-carboxylate reductase — encoded protein: MTEANARPTIAVLGAGKIGEALLSGLLHGGRSADDLLFTERYPERSAELTKTYGIRCTDVPTAAKDADVLVVAVKPQDIEPLLDELAPVVDPETLVVSLCAGLPTSLFERRLPAGVPVVRVMPNTPMLVGEAMSAISPGKHARPEHLATVEDMLSAVGKVVRVPESQQDAVTALSGSGPAYFFFLVEAMIDAGILLGIPRAVAEKLIIQSAVGAAAMLVETGEHPVILREAVTSPAGTTIMAIRELENHGVRAALLAAIEAARDRSRELGAEHEAH
- a CDS encoding thioesterase family protein, with the protein product MSSATGHGDVRASGHVPAGGAFAAAVKVRPLGDGTFTADLPAQWTVGGRPHGGFLLALLARAAVAGQTGAGAPLVDPLSVSAQFLRPPGVGPVLLRTDVRKTGRRTTVVSVHLEQSGRACVEGMVTTGRLPRERAAWADLPNQPAEPPGNAIDLSTVPSASVFRLTETCDVRLDPNGAGFLHGHVGDPLRLRLWARPRGEHADPLFALVAGDISMPVTFNLGRLGWSPTVQLTAHLRSRPAPGWLRIQVESKAVHGMWFDSDATVVDSTGRLVCQARQLALTATA